The following coding sequences are from one Litorilinea aerophila window:
- a CDS encoding NAD-dependent epimerase/dehydratase family protein codes for MRIFVAGSTGALGKALVPLLLEHGYEVIALTRSAEKARALATLGAQPSIADPLDRDALTAAVRQAEPEVIVHQLTALADATGNFKRFDQEFALTNRLRTEVTDTLLAAARLVGARRFIVQSYCGWPFARVGGPVKTEEDPLDPNPPASFRQTLAAIRYLEDAVCNATDVEALALRYGMFYGPGTGIAQDGRLVELVRKRRFPIVGNGAGIWSFIHIEDAARATVAAITHGSPGIYNIVDDEPAPVAVWLPFLANAVGAKPPRKVPVWLARLLIGAGGVSMMTKIRGGSNAKAKRELRWQPIYPSWRRGFVEGLGENTATRPAGGGAPPNGAKAKPSTGSGDIRWRSASDMPKGCLTRRPLSRISHRVELGPRLTSEKSQGVCMNA; via the coding sequence ATGCGTATATTTGTCGCCGGCAGCACCGGCGCACTTGGCAAAGCCCTGGTGCCGCTGCTCCTGGAGCATGGCTATGAAGTGATCGCGCTCACACGCAGCGCTGAGAAAGCCAGAGCGCTCGCGACGCTCGGCGCGCAACCCAGCATCGCCGATCCGCTCGACCGGGACGCCTTGACTGCCGCCGTCCGGCAAGCAGAGCCGGAGGTCATTGTCCATCAATTGACGGCGCTCGCCGACGCGACCGGCAATTTCAAGCGCTTCGACCAAGAGTTCGCGCTGACCAACCGCCTGCGCACCGAAGTCACCGACACGCTGCTGGCCGCGGCGCGGCTGGTGGGCGCACGGCGGTTCATCGTGCAAAGCTATTGTGGCTGGCCGTTTGCACGGGTGGGTGGCCCGGTCAAGACGGAGGAGGATCCGTTGGATCCGAATCCACCGGCCAGTTTCCGCCAGACACTGGCAGCGATCCGCTATCTCGAGGATGCCGTGTGCAACGCGACCGATGTGGAAGCACTGGCGTTGCGGTACGGCATGTTCTACGGGCCCGGCACGGGCATCGCACAGGACGGAAGACTGGTCGAGCTCGTCCGCAAGCGACGTTTCCCGATCGTCGGCAACGGCGCCGGGATCTGGTCATTCATCCATATCGAGGACGCGGCGCGCGCGACTGTCGCGGCCATCACTCACGGCTCACCCGGCATCTACAATATCGTCGACGACGAGCCGGCTCCGGTCGCCGTCTGGCTACCGTTCCTGGCCAACGCCGTCGGCGCCAAGCCACCGCGGAAGGTGCCGGTCTGGTTGGCCCGGCTGCTGATCGGCGCGGGTGGCGTGTCAATGATGACGAAGATCCGTGGTGGTTCCAACGCTAAGGCGAAACGTGAGCTCCGCTGGCAGCCGATCTACCCGAGCTGGCGGCGCGGCTTTGTGGAAGGGCTGGGCGAGAACACTGCCACGCGTCCGGCAGGAGGGGGCGCACCACCGAATGGCGCTAAGGCCAAGCCATCCACTGGCTCCGGAGACATTCGCTGGCGGAGCGCGTCTGACATGCCGAAGGGGTGTCTCACACGACGACCCTTGTCTCGGATTAGCCACAGAGTAGAACTGGGTCCGAGATTGACAAGTGAAAAGTCGCAAGGAGTTTGTATGAACGCCTGA
- a CDS encoding SRPBCC family protein has translation MNKNLIARASITINAPVERVWGALVNPEAIKQFMFGTHVVTDWREGSPITWKGEWQGKSYEDKGVILRFEPPRVLQYSHFSPLSGLPDKPENYHTVTIELSNEGNQTHVLLSQDNNATEEAREHSERNWEMMLAALKKFLKRSPPGGPG, from the coding sequence ATGAATAAGAACCTGATTGCCAGAGCTTCCATCACCATAAACGCACCTGTCGAAAGGGTCTGGGGTGCATTGGTGAATCCTGAGGCCATCAAACAATTCATGTTCGGTACCCATGTTGTCACGGACTGGCGCGAAGGGAGCCCGATTACCTGGAAGGGAGAGTGGCAAGGCAAATCGTATGAGGACAAAGGTGTGATTCTGCGGTTCGAGCCACCGCGAGTACTCCAGTATAGTCATTTCAGCCCCCTCTCCGGTCTGCCTGACAAGCCGGAAAACTATCACACGGTGACAATTGAGTTGTCGAACGAGGGAAACCAAACCCACGTCTTACTGTCCCAGGACAATAATGCGACTGAGGAAGCACGCGAGCATTCGGAGAGGAATTGGGAAATGATGCTGGCGGCCCTGAAGAAGTTCTTGAAACGATCTCCGCCCGGAGGCCCTGGCTGA
- a CDS encoding HNH endonuclease — protein sequence MPGRKPDPDRIHQIVCSLLPDEDKRKLSLDVFVEAIHFADSWGNNKWGVYCDTGHVRLVVGSIIVCSIEEEVIWMALDEETLATADDALQLLEAIDEWQWDHDDYPTFQRVPSRNGYYTPSSAHGEVWPIIKSLHFPFIEKVAHKFRQLKTNSQAKHNPSLVLYLREKTERPVLEPHYGPGRPEWMLPEEVQDDATFPEGGKQRITVNAYERNPKARAACIAHYGAYCQICGFDFQEQYGEAGRGTIHVHHIKPLSEVGEKYQVDPIRDLIPVCPNCHAIIHKRNPPYTVEEVIQFIKNRKSKIHPHRS from the coding sequence ATGCCCGGCAGGAAACCTGACCCCGACCGCATCCACCAAATCGTCTGCTCCCTCCTTCCTGACGAAGACAAGAGAAAGCTATCTCTGGATGTATTTGTTGAAGCGATTCATTTCGCAGATTCCTGGGGTAACAACAAATGGGGCGTATACTGTGATACCGGCCATGTCCGTCTGGTGGTCGGCAGTATTATTGTGTGCTCGATTGAGGAAGAAGTTATCTGGATGGCATTAGACGAGGAAACGCTGGCCACAGCAGATGATGCGTTACAATTACTGGAAGCGATCGATGAATGGCAGTGGGACCATGATGACTACCCAACGTTTCAACGAGTCCCTTCAAGAAACGGATATTACACGCCTTCCTCAGCCCATGGGGAGGTTTGGCCCATCATCAAATCGCTCCATTTCCCGTTTATCGAGAAGGTCGCCCATAAATTTCGCCAGCTAAAGACAAACAGCCAGGCCAAGCACAATCCATCTCTGGTGCTCTACCTGCGGGAGAAAACAGAGCGCCCCGTTCTGGAACCGCACTACGGACCAGGCAGGCCCGAATGGATGTTACCTGAAGAAGTGCAGGATGATGCAACCTTCCCTGAAGGCGGCAAACAACGCATAACAGTCAACGCCTATGAGCGGAATCCCAAAGCACGGGCTGCATGTATCGCCCATTACGGCGCCTATTGCCAGATCTGTGGGTTCGACTTTCAGGAACAATATGGGGAAGCAGGGCGAGGCACAATTCATGTGCACCACATTAAGCCACTCTCAGAAGTGGGCGAAAAATATCAGGTGGACCCAATCCGAGACTTAATTCCTGTTTGCCCAAATTGCCATGCAATTATCCACAAACGAAACCCTCCCTATACCGTGGAAGAGGTTATCCAGTTTATAAAAAACCGAAAGAGCAAGATTCATCCCCACAGGTCATAA
- a CDS encoding carboxymuconolactone decarboxylase family protein, which translates to MPPRIDYAHVAPEGIRTLHALERYLATSTIERPLRELVNLRASLINGCAYCIDMHTKDARAAGESEQRLYALAAWHEAPFYTERERAALAWTDAVTRVSETHVPDTLFAEVRRHFSEQELVDLTLAVVAINGWNRLSISFRPEVDSYQPRAVAISK; encoded by the coding sequence ATGCCACCACGCATCGACTACGCCCATGTCGCCCCCGAGGGGATCCGGACCCTACACGCGCTGGAGCGCTATCTGGCGACCTCGACGATCGAGCGCCCGTTGCGCGAGCTGGTCAACCTTCGCGCTTCGCTGATCAACGGCTGCGCCTATTGCATCGACATGCACACCAAAGACGCACGCGCCGCTGGCGAGAGCGAGCAACGCCTGTATGCCCTGGCTGCCTGGCACGAGGCGCCGTTCTACACAGAACGCGAGCGCGCTGCGCTGGCCTGGACTGACGCGGTCACACGGGTAAGCGAAACCCATGTGCCCGACACACTCTTCGCGGAGGTACGCCGACACTTCAGCGAGCAGGAGTTGGTCGATCTGACGCTCGCGGTGGTCGCGATCAACGGCTGGAACCGTCTCTCGATCAGCTTCCGTCCCGAGGTGGACAGCTACCAGCCGCGCGCGGTGGCTATCAGCAAGTAA
- a CDS encoding MarR family transcriptional regulator, which produces MSRKTRSVQPVLATEIGRRFSTAVVLYHSAVAECFGLSATDWKCGEILSRMGPMNPTQLAALTGMSTAAVTLVIDRLEQAGFARRERDPNDRRKVLVYPTATPEIEQKIEEVFRELTEKMEALMARYSPQQLQAIVDFIQQATQIMESETARLRGEAAKKA; this is translated from the coding sequence ATGTCAAGGAAAACCCGATCTGTTCAACCCGTTTTGGCGACGGAGATTGGTCGTCGCTTCAGTACAGCTGTGGTGCTTTACCACAGTGCGGTTGCTGAATGCTTTGGTCTCAGCGCCACCGATTGGAAGTGCGGCGAAATACTCAGCCGGATGGGGCCAATGAATCCCACACAACTGGCGGCGCTCACCGGCATGAGCACTGCGGCGGTGACATTGGTCATTGACCGCCTTGAGCAAGCCGGGTTTGCCCGCCGCGAGCGTGACCCCAACGATCGGCGCAAGGTTCTGGTCTACCCTACCGCTACCCCAGAGATAGAGCAGAAGATAGAAGAAGTTTTCAGGGAATTGACCGAGAAAATGGAGGCGCTAATGGCTCGTTACAGCCCTCAACAACTCCAGGCCATAGTGGATTTCATTCAGCAAGCCACCCAGATTATGGAGTCCGAAACTGCGCGGCTGCGCGGGGAGGCGGCGAAGAAGGCTTGA
- a CDS encoding RNA polymerase sigma-70 factor, translating to MTHNADTEALVHEFDRYRPVLFGLAYRMLGSAMDAEDILQEAFLRWQQSPRHTVQSPRAFLMTIVTRLCLDALRAARTRREHYVGPWLPEPLVSTGTPDPTARAEQEETLSFAFLLLLERLTPLERAVFILHEVFGYSYDEIAGLIGSNGPHCRQLGHRARQRLSTERPRFRADPAQAEQAARAFARACAAGDLQGLLAIFAHDIALWTDGGGKARAARNIIYGADRVARFFVGIMRKAGRMMTFERACVNGQPGLLVWIDGRLDRVYAFDFDARGRIQAVYGVLNPDKLCGITRG from the coding sequence ATGACCCATAACGCTGACACCGAAGCGCTGGTGCACGAATTCGACCGCTACCGGCCGGTGTTGTTCGGCCTGGCGTATCGTATGCTCGGCAGCGCCATGGATGCCGAGGACATCCTCCAGGAGGCTTTTCTGCGCTGGCAACAATCACCGCGCCACACGGTGCAGTCGCCGCGTGCCTTCCTGATGACGATCGTCACCCGGCTGTGCCTGGATGCGCTGCGCGCCGCGCGAACGCGCCGGGAGCACTACGTCGGCCCCTGGCTGCCCGAGCCACTCGTCTCGACCGGCACACCCGACCCGACGGCGCGCGCCGAGCAGGAGGAGACGCTGTCGTTTGCCTTTCTGCTGCTGCTCGAGCGGCTCACTCCGCTGGAGCGGGCGGTGTTCATCCTGCACGAGGTGTTCGGCTACAGCTACGACGAGATCGCCGGGTTGATCGGCAGCAACGGGCCGCACTGCCGCCAGCTCGGCCACCGGGCGCGCCAGCGCCTCAGCACCGAGCGCCCGCGCTTCCGGGCCGACCCGGCGCAGGCCGAGCAGGCAGCGCGCGCGTTTGCCCGCGCCTGCGCCGCCGGCGACCTGCAAGGGCTGCTGGCGATCTTCGCCCACGACATCGCGCTGTGGACGGATGGCGGCGGCAAGGCCCGCGCCGCGCGCAATATCATCTACGGCGCAGATCGGGTAGCGCGTTTCTTCGTGGGCATTATGCGCAAGGCCGGACGCATGATGACTTTCGAGCGCGCCTGCGTGAACGGACAGCCAGGCCTGCTGGTGTGGATCGATGGTCGGCTCGATCGCGTCTATGCGTTCGACTTTGACGCACGGGGCCGCATCCAGGCAGTCTACGGCGTGCTCAACCCCGATAAGCTGTGCGGTATCACACGCGGCTGA
- a CDS encoding NAD(P)-dependent oxidoreductase: MKLLVFSSTGRTGRHVLEQGIRRGHQITAFTRRPEALAGLEGLAGVIQGDALDLADLRKAVPGHDAVITIVSPPNLGPTTVISQPTLNLVAWYPRTAWE, translated from the coding sequence ATGAAGCTACTGGTGTTCAGTTCAACAGGGCGTACCGGTCGACACGTGCTCGAGCAGGGGATCCGCCGAGGCCATCAGATCACGGCCTTTACCCGCCGCCCAGAGGCTTTGGCGGGCTTAGAGGGGCTAGCTGGGGTAATACAGGGAGATGCGCTCGACCTGGCCGACCTGCGCAAAGCAGTACCCGGCCATGACGCAGTGATCACGATCGTCTCCCCACCCAACCTGGGACCGACAACCGTTATCAGCCAACCGACACTCAACCTCGTTGCTTGGTACCCACGAACTGCCTGGGAATGA
- a CDS encoding NAD(P)-dependent oxidoreductase codes for MKLLVIGSTGRTGRHVLEQGIRRGHQITAFTRRPEALAGLEGLAGVVQGDALDLADLRKAVPGHDAVITIVSPPNLGPTTVISQTTLNLITVMKESGVRRIVTTSSRSIVASRPWLAVTLAWVIFRAAYADLARAEGILQASGLDWSIVRATMLNDKPGSGEVHTDSEPNPTGGHWQLSRADYAMTLLNVVEDPHMIGKAIGVNGARSTR; via the coding sequence ATGAAGCTACTAGTGATCGGTTCAACAGGGCGCACTGGTCGACACGTGCTCGAGCAGGGGATCCGCCGAGGCCATCAGATCACGGCCTTTACCCGCCGCCCAGAGGCTTTGGCGGGCTTAGAGGGGCTAGCTGGGGTAGTGCAGGGAGATGCGCTCGACCTGGCCGACCTACGCAAAGCAGTACCCGGCCATGACGCAGTGATCACGATCGTCTCCCCACCCAACCTGGGGCCGACAACCGTTATCAGCCAAACGACACTCAACCTCATCACCGTGATGAAGGAAAGCGGAGTACGTCGGATAGTCACGACGAGCAGCCGCAGCATCGTAGCCAGCCGTCCCTGGTTGGCAGTTACGCTCGCCTGGGTGATTTTTCGGGCTGCCTACGCCGACCTGGCGCGGGCCGAGGGCATACTCCAGGCGAGCGGACTAGACTGGAGCATTGTGCGGGCTACCATGCTCAACGATAAGCCCGGAAGCGGGGAGGTACATACAGACAGTGAACCCAATCCCACCGGCGGCCACTGGCAGCTTTCCCGCGCTGACTATGCCATGACCTTGTTAAACGTGGTAGAGGATCCGCACATGATCGGCAAAGCCATCGGGGTAAATGGAGCCCGTTCAACTCGTTAG